CCCGCGCCGTGACGACCCTGGCTGTTCTTGAACCGGGGGTCGAGCCGGATGCCGACGCGGCCGGCGGCGTCCGCCCACTGGGTCTTGAGGTGCTCGGTGGGGGCGACGACGGTGACCCGGTCGACCTTGTGCTGGGCGAGCAGCTCAGCGGCGAGCCGGAGCGCGAAGGTCGTCTTCCCGGCGCCGGGGGTTGCGACGGCGAGGAAATCGCGCGGTTCGGTGCGGAAGTACTGGTCGAGCGCCTCGGCCTGCCACGCACGCAGCTTCCCCGCCGTCCCCCACGCGGCGCGTTCGGGGAATGCGGGTGGCAGGTGCTCGGCCGCTGAGGTGCCAGGGACCCTCTGCGGACCCGTCATCTACTCCTGGGGTCCTTCGGGCATCGACTCGAAGATCTCCTTGCACTTGGGGCACACCGGGAACCGCTCGGGGTCCCGGGTGGGCACCCACACCTTGCCGCACAGGGCGATGAGCGGCGTGCCGGTGACCATGGACTCCATGATCTTCGCCTTGGGCGCGTAGTGCGAGAAGCGTTCGTGGTCGCCGGGCTCGACGAGCTGTTCCTGGGCCTGGCGCTCGATCGTGGCGGCGCCGCCGGACTGCGGAGTGGTTTCGGACATGGGTCCATTCTAGGACTCCTAGACTGGAACGCATGTCCGATCCGCACCGCACGCCCGCGCACCCCGGCCCCCGGTCCGCCGACCTGCCGACCCCGCCAGCGCACCCGGACCCCGGTTCATCAGCCGCTTCGAGCACTCCCGACCGGCCCGGCTTCGTCGACGACTACCGCCGGCTGGCGAGCGGGATCGCCCGGGGTGTCGCGGTTCTCACATGCCTCCGCGCCGGACGGCCCCATGCGATCACCGTCGACTCCTACCTCGACGTGTCGTGGGACCCGCCGACGATGGCGGTGAGCGTCTACACCGGGTCCCGGATGATGGAGTCGCTCGACCTCGTCGATGCGTGCGCGCTCAGCGTGCTCTCCGCGGATCAGAAGGGGACCGCCCAGTGGTTGGGCGAACCCGGCCAGCCGCTGCACGGGCTCCTCGACTCCACCCCCACGCATCCCTCTCCCGGTGGGCTCCCGGTGATCGCCGGCGCCCTCGCGTACTTCGAGCTCCGCATCACCGAGCGGCTCGAGATCGCCACCCACACGCTCCTCGTGGGCGAGGTCCGGGCATGCGGAACGGCCGGCGCCCGCGGCACCGGCCGTCCGCTCGTGCGATTCGGCGACTCCTATGGAACCGTCGTGGGGCGAGACGCCCCGGGTCAGACGACGCCCTGAGCCTTCATCGCCTCGGCGACCCGCACGAAGCCCGCGATGTTCGCCCCGGCGACGTAGTCCCCCGGGGTGCCGTACTGCTCCGCTGCGGCCGCGCAGCGCTCGTGGATGCCCGACATGATCTCGTCGAGCTTGCGCTCGGTGAACGCGAAGTCCCAGCTGTCGCGCGAGGCGTTCTGCTGCATCTCGAGCGCGCTCGTCGCCACGCCACCGGCGTTGGCGGCCTTGCCGGGGCCGAACAGCACGCCGGCCTCGGAGAAGATCCGCACGGCCGCCGGGGTGCACGGCATGTTCGCGCCCTCGGCCACGGCGGTGACGCCGTTCGCCACGAGCGTCCGCGCGGAGTCCTCGTCGAGCTCGTTCTGCGTGGCGCACGGCAGGGCGATGTCGGTGGCGATGTCCCACACGTTCCCGTTCTCGACGAACCGGGCGCTCGGACGGCGGTCGGCGTAGGCGGAGATCCGGAGGCCCTCGGCGAGCTTGACCTCCTTCATCAGCGGGATGTCGATGCCCTCGCGGTCCTCGATGTACCCGGACGAGTCCGACATGCCGATGACGGTCGCACCGAGCGCCTGCGCCTTCTCCGCCGCGTGGATCGCGACGTTGCCGGATCCGGACACGACGACGGACTTGCCGCCGAGGTCGATCCCGCGCACCGCGAGCATCTCCCGGACGAAGAACACGAGGCCGTACCCGGTCGCCTCGGTGCGGACCATCGAGCCGCCGTAGGTCAGGCTCTTGCCGGTGAGCACACCGGCCTCGTAGCGATTGGTGATCCGACGGAACTGCCCGAACATGTAGCCGATCTCGCGCTCGCCCACGCCGATGTCGCCGGCCGGGACGTCGGTGTACTCACCGATGTGCCGGTAGAGCTCCGTCATGAGCGACTGGCAGAAGCGCATGATCTCGAGGTTGCTCTTGCCCTTCGGGTCGAAGTCGGAGCCGCCCTTGCCGCCACCGATCGGCATTCCGGTGAGTGCGTTCTTGAACGTCTGCTCGAACCCGAGGAACTTGATGATGCCCGAGCTCACCGTCGGATGGAACCGCAGCCCGCCCTTGTAGGGTCCGAGCGCGGAGTTGAACTCGACGCGGTAGGCGCGGTTGATCTGCACCACGCCGTTGTCGTCGATCCACGGAACGCGGAAGATGATCTGGCGCTCCGGCTCGCACAGCCGCTCCACCGCAGCGAGGTGGAGGTACTCGGGGTGCTTGTCGACGACGGCACCGAGGGAGTGGAGCACTTCGTGTGCGGCCTGGTGGAACTCGGATTCCCCCGGGTTCCGTCGCAGGACCGTGTCGAAGATCGGCTGGAGAGAAGTATGCAGTGACATGAGTGCTATCGTATGCGCCCCGGTGGGCGGTCCATGACGGCGGCCACCCTTCGAGACCCGCCCGAGCCGCAGACAGTGCTCGTTCACCGCCTCCGCGGAGTAGTACGGACACTGGCTGCACTGATGACACGGGTGTTACTGCATGCAACGAAGGAGCATCGTCTGCACGGGGTCCACGATCGCCGTCCTCACGCAGTGAACGAGGCATCGACTGCAGGGACGGCACGAGGCCCGCTGCACGCAGTGAGCGAACACCGCCTCCACGGGCGGCACGAGGCCCGCTGCACGCAGTGAGCGAACACCGCCTCCACGGGCGGCACGGGTGCCGCGGTCAGTGCAGACAGACGCATCGACCGCCGTGCCCGCAGACGCTGAATGGAATCACGGGACCGAGCGACCGCATTCGCAGTCGTTGCCCGTGCCACGAGCGAACAGCTAAGAACACCCGCTCGAAACCACAGATCCACTCGCGGTTCGCAGTCCGCTGCTCATGCGATCGGCGCATGCACATCCGCGCCTCCGCCAGCCAACAACGCCACCGCAAGCCGCCGTACTGCGGGGTATCTGCTGATCTGCGGGTTATTGCGCGCAGATCAGCAGATACCCCGCAGTACACATGGTGCGTTCACGCCCAGCACGTGCAATCCTTCCGTGGACGACCAGTCGGCAGTCCCGGCCGCTGCGGAAGATCTGAAAGTGGTCCCGCTCAGCCAGGCCGGCGCACGGTCACCGAGGAAGGCCCAGCGAGGACAGTGTTCGATGACCGTGGAAGAGCGGTCAGAGAGCTGCCGGATGACGGCAGAGCAGCCAGAAATTGGCCACCCGACGAAGGTTGACGATCGGCGCCCGCGCCGGGGCCACTCGGGAACGACGCCGACCAGCGCAAAGAATCGATGAGACTGCAGGAACCAATCCCCACATACGCGCTCAGCACGTCATCGCCGACGAAGACGTGAATGACCACCGAAGAAAGGAATGAATGGGCCGGGCGAAGACGGAGACCGAACCGGGGGTGCGTGACGCAACGGGCGTGAATGACCGAAGGCCCCGAGACTGTGTCTCGGGGCCTTCGTCACATCAATTGCGGCGGTGTCTTACTCTCCCACACCCTGTCGAGTGCAGTACCATCAGCGCTGGCAGGCTTAGCTTCCGGGTTCGGAATGGGACCGGGCGTTTCCCTGCCGCTATGACCACCGCAAAACTATGGGGAACACGGCGGGCGTGTTCGTTCTGCGGAACCCCCGACACGTGGTGTGGGGGTGTCGTATGTGTGGACGCGAGCGTGTCTCCACCCGGCCGGCTTACCGGCGGGGGTGGTGTGTGCACAGTGATGGTGTGTGTGCTTGTGTTACCCGACCCGAACACACCCGGAAATAGGGTGGTGGGTGAGTGATCGGCGTATTAGTACCAGTCAGCTCCACGCATTGCTGCGTTTCCACATCTGGCCTA
This Brevibacterium ihuae DNA region includes the following protein-coding sequences:
- a CDS encoding DUF3039 domain-containing protein — its product is MSETTPQSGGAATIERQAQEQLVEPGDHERFSHYAPKAKIMESMVTGTPLIALCGKVWVPTRDPERFPVCPKCKEIFESMPEGPQE
- a CDS encoding flavin reductase family protein, with translation MSDPHRTPAHPGPRSADLPTPPAHPDPGSSAASSTPDRPGFVDDYRRLASGIARGVAVLTCLRAGRPHAITVDSYLDVSWDPPTMAVSVYTGSRMMESLDLVDACALSVLSADQKGTAQWLGEPGQPLHGLLDSTPTHPSPGGLPVIAGALAYFELRITERLEIATHTLLVGEVRACGTAGARGTGRPLVRFGDSYGTVVGRDAPGQTTP
- the gdhA gene encoding NADP-specific glutamate dehydrogenase; this encodes MSLHTSLQPIFDTVLRRNPGESEFHQAAHEVLHSLGAVVDKHPEYLHLAAVERLCEPERQIIFRVPWIDDNGVVQINRAYRVEFNSALGPYKGGLRFHPTVSSGIIKFLGFEQTFKNALTGMPIGGGKGGSDFDPKGKSNLEIMRFCQSLMTELYRHIGEYTDVPAGDIGVGEREIGYMFGQFRRITNRYEAGVLTGKSLTYGGSMVRTEATGYGLVFFVREMLAVRGIDLGGKSVVVSGSGNVAIHAAEKAQALGATVIGMSDSSGYIEDREGIDIPLMKEVKLAEGLRISAYADRRPSARFVENGNVWDIATDIALPCATQNELDEDSARTLVANGVTAVAEGANMPCTPAAVRIFSEAGVLFGPGKAANAGGVATSALEMQQNASRDSWDFAFTERKLDEIMSGIHERCAAAAEQYGTPGDYVAGANIAGFVRVAEAMKAQGVV